The sequence CGGCCCGCGGGAACGGCGCCCACCCGATCGGCGCCCAGGGATTTCAGGCCGTCCGCCGCCCACGCGGACACGAGTTCCTCGATGACCGCCGACTCCCCGCTGGTGGTGCCCATGACGGACCCGGACCGGGCCGCGGCCAGCGCGGACTCGGTCAGGTCGGCGTCGGCGACCGCCAGCCGCGCGGCCGACGCCGCGAACTGGGCGCTGCGGCCCCACCGTTCGGGTTCGATGCGGCGCAGCCACGCGGCGGGCTCGAAGTCGTGCACCTCACCGGCGTGCGTGTGGGGGAAGCCGGTGGTGTCGAAGCCGGCGATGGGCGAGGTGGTGCGGCGGCCCGCCTTGATGGAGGCGGTGAAGTCGGCGACGCCGATCCCGGCGCTGCTCACGGCGCCCAGACCGGTGATGACGACGCGGCGTGCGCCCGGCTCAGGCATCGGTACCGGCCCCCAGGGAGCGGGTGACCACGGCCCGGACGCCGTCCAGGTTGCCCATCTCGACCAGGGCGTCCTGGGGGATCGTGACGCCCAGGTCCTTCTCGATGCGGGCCAGGATCTCGATGGCGAGGAGCGAGTCGGCGTCGTGGTCCTCGATGAAGCTGCTCGTGTCGGTGAGCTCCGCCTGGTCCAGCTCCAGGACCTCGAGGATGATCTCTCGCAGCTTGCTGTCCTGCTCGGCGGTGAGGATGGTGGTGTCGGCGCTCATGGCGTCAGCCTTTCGTTCTGGGAGGTTGCCGGAAGGGTGGCGGTACGTGGGTGGGGGGCGGGACCTGTGGCGGTCGTCGCAGGGGTCGGCCGCGGCAGGTGCGTGGGGGGTGCGGCGCGCGGTCCTCGATGGCGCAGGTTGACGACCGACGCCTGGGCCAGCGCCACGGGGTTGAGGAAGCGCAGCGGTCCGATGAGCCGTGAGGCGAAGAGGTGCATGTGGCGGGCCATCGCCTCGTCGCGGGCGGCCGCCGAGAACATCAGCCGTTCGAAGGGGTTGAAGGGCCGGCCCTTGGCGTAGTCGACGGCCAGGTGCTGGTGGCCGCCGAGACCGCGCCGGTGCCGGCGTATGTAGGCCGTGAGGGCCTGGTCCAGATCACCGCGCCCGGTCGCGGCGGTGGCGGTCGCTTCGGCCAGCCATTGGGCGGACTGCAGGGCCCAGCCGCAGCCGACGCCCCAGAGGGGGTCGCCGGTGAGGGCCGCGTCCCCGATGAGCGCGACGCCCGGGGCGCCCGGCCGTCGCGAGTGCAGCGGGTAGTTGAGGGTTCCGGTGATCTTGGTGATGCGTTCGGCGGCGTCGATGTCGGGCCCGCCGGGCAGGG comes from Streptomyces virginiae and encodes:
- a CDS encoding acyl carrier protein; the encoded protein is MSADTTILTAEQDSKLREIILEVLELDQAELTDTSSFIEDHDADSLLAIEILARIEKDLGVTIPQDALVEMGNLDGVRAVVTRSLGAGTDA